From Enterococcus wangshanyuanii, the proteins below share one genomic window:
- a CDS encoding response regulator transcription factor — protein MKILVADDDKEIVELLSIYIHNEGYEVVKACDGKEALSKIRTISDIDLLILDIMMPIMDGMQVVKELRKESQIPIIMLTAKTTDMDKIKGLVAGADDYVTKPFNPLEVMARVKSILRRSQMQQKADEPDILEVGSLIINRDSHEVKTVDGKEIQLTALEFGILYLLASHPNRVFSADEIFERVWQQESIVSAKTVMVHVSHLRDKIEEATGGEKVIQTVWGVGYKIDAR, from the coding sequence ATGAAAATTTTGGTTGCTGATGATGATAAAGAGATCGTAGAACTATTGAGCATTTATATTCACAACGAAGGCTATGAAGTAGTCAAAGCTTGTGATGGAAAAGAAGCTTTATCGAAGATTAGAACAATATCCGATATCGATTTACTGATTTTAGATATCATGATGCCGATCATGGATGGTATGCAAGTCGTGAAAGAGCTGAGAAAGGAATCTCAAATCCCGATCATTATGCTGACAGCAAAAACAACAGACATGGATAAGATCAAAGGCTTAGTTGCTGGCGCGGATGATTATGTTACAAAACCTTTCAACCCGTTAGAAGTAATGGCTCGTGTCAAATCGATTTTGCGTCGCAGTCAGATGCAGCAAAAAGCAGATGAGCCGGATATTCTGGAAGTCGGTTCATTGATCATTAACAGGGACTCTCATGAAGTCAAAACAGTCGATGGTAAAGAAATCCAACTGACTGCATTAGAATTTGGTATTCTTTATTTACTAGCTAGTCACCCTAACCGAGTATTTAGCGCAGATGAAATTTTTGAACGGGTTTGGCAGCAGGAAAGTATCGTTTCGGCAAAAACAGTAATGGTGCACGTCAGTCATTTGAGAGATAAGATCGAAGAGGCTACTGGTGGAGAAAAAGTCATTCAAACAGTTTGGGGAGTTGGATATAAGATCGATGCTCGTTAG